A window from Purpureocillium takamizusanense chromosome 3, complete sequence encodes these proteins:
- a CDS encoding uncharacterized protein (COG:S~TransMembrane:10 (i301-318o324-342i349-370o382-404i416-440o455-474i481-498o504-524i536-559o589-616i)~EggNog:ENOG503NWBX), whose protein sequence is MQDAYQLVQAHAARFAATTQGQSPTTNNDTAVPSGLQHEVQQHATPSELYDGSIDGVYNVPPPQQYRGSVLSELLKLYKQPAQLIGQHQHQPQGQHSRSASAGGQSSGSGGATPNRRKWYEQNRSQETLSNLIEASARLANPNTPDSAAGAKGKKRPPMHKRAGSASRLSHLWHKEEEARITVHIAETLSRQGYIIKLCRALMLFGAPTHRLEEYLSMTARVLEIDGQFLYLPGCMIISFDDRSTHTTEVRIVRTAQGIDLGKLKDVHHVYKEVMHDVIGADEGTERLNNLMKSKEKFNPWLRVIVFGLTSVTAAPFSFKARLIDLPLLFFFGCTVGLLQLIVAPKSNLYNNVFEVTATVLVSFLARAFGSINRGELFCFSALAQGGIVMLLPGYSVLCSALELQSRAIVPGSIRIVYAIIYSLFLGFGITVGAALYGLFDINAASETTCTNPPSAYYGFIFVPFFVVCISVLYQAKWRQMPVMILIAFTGYIVNYFSSLKFSASPQIASTLGALSVGVLANLYSRLRHGVAAATLIPAIFTQVPGGLASTGGLLSGIYTANELTKSNQTVTTANGTVTYQPGQPLDSVIFQVAASMIQIAIGIAVGLFMSAFIIYPLGKRRSGLFSF, encoded by the exons ATGCAGGATGCATATCAGCTAGTACAAGCTCATGCGGCTCGATTCGCGGCGACAACTCAGGGCCAGTCGCCGACAACAAACAACGATACGGCAGTGCCGAGTGGCCTCCAACACGAGGTACAGCAGCATGCCACCCCAAGCGAACTCTACGACGGCTCCATCGATGGAGTGTACAATGTGCCGCCCCCTCAACAATACCGTGGCAGTGTCCTGTCGGAGCTCCTCAAGCTCTACAAGCAGCCGGCACAACTCATcgggcagcaccagcaccagccccAAGGCCAGCATtctcgctcggcctcggccggcggccagtcGAGCGGCTCCGGGGGCGCGACACCAAACCGCAGGAAATGGTACGAGCAGAACCGCTCGCAGGAAACACTATCCAACCTCATCGAGGCGTCGGCCCGGCTGGCCAACCCCAACACACCCGACTCTGCTGCGGGCGCCAAAGGCAAGAAGCGGCCGCCCATGCACAAGCGAGCCGGCAGTGCATCCAGGTTGAGCCATCTATGGCacaaggaagaggaggcgcgcATCACGGTGCACATTGCCGAGACGCTGTCGCGCCAGGGCTACATCATCAAGCTGTGCCGCGCCCTCATGCTCTTCGGCGCGCCGACTCATCGTCTCGAAGAGTACCTGAGTATGACCGCCCGCGTCCTGGAGATTGACGGCCAGTTCCTCTATCTTCCCGGATGCATGATCATATCCTTCGACGACAGGTCGACTCACACGACCGAGGTCCGCATCGTGCGAACCGCACAGGGCATCGACCtgggcaagctcaaggacgtgcACCACGTATACAAGGAAGTGATGCACGACGTCATtggtgccgacgagggcacCGAACGGCTCAACAACCTCATGAAGTCGAAGGAAAAGTTCAACCCCTGGCTGCGTGTAATCGTCTTTGGTCTCACGAGCGTCACTGCCGCGCCCTTCTCCTTCAAGGCCCGCCTCATCGACCTCCCcctcttgttcttcttcgGCTGCACGGtcgggctgctgcagctcatcGTGGCGCCCAAGTCCAACCTGTACAACAACGTCTTCGAGGTGACCGCCACGGTGCTGGTGAGCTTCTTGGCCCGTGCCTTTGGCAGCATCAACCGGGGCGAGCTATTTTGTTTCTCGGCGCTTGCAcagggcggcatcgtcatgtTGCTGCCGGGCTACTCTGTTT TGTGTTCGGCCCTGGAACTGCAGTCTCGGGCCATTGTGCCCGGGTCCATCCGCATTGTCTACGCCATCATCTACTCGCTCTTCCTGGGCTTCGGAATCACCGTCGGTGCGGCCCTCTACGGCCTCTTCGACATCAACGCGGCGTCGGAGACGACGTGCACCAACCCCCCGTCGGCCTATTACGGTTTCATCTTCGTCcccttcttcgtcgtctgcATCAGCGTCCTCTACCAAGCAAAGTGGCGCCAGATGCCCGTCATGATTCTCATCGCCTTCACCGGCTACATCGTCAACTACTTCAGCAGCCTCAAGTTCAGCGCCAGCCCCCAGATCGCCAGCACGCTCGGTGCCCTgagcgtcggcgtcctcgccaaccTGTACTCGCGGCTGcggcacggcgtcgccgccgccacgctcaTCCCCGCCATCTTCACGCAGGTGCCTGGAGGGCTCGCCTCCACGGGCGGCCTGCTCAGCGGCATCTACACGGCCAACGAGCTCACAAAGTCCAACCAGACGGTCACCACGGCCAACGGCACCGTCACCTaccagcccggccagcccCTCGACAGCGTCATCTTCcaggtcgccgcctccatgaTCCAGATTGCCAttggcatcgccgtcggcctcttcATGAGCGCCTTCATCATCTACCCGCTCGGCAAACGCCGCAGCGGCCTCTTTAGTTTCTAG
- the NDC80 gene encoding kinetochore-associated Ndc80 complex subunit ndc80 (EggNog:ENOG503NUWD~BUSCO:EOG092619RJ~COG:D), which produces MSQDTGLWSVRRPRETLGGLSMNTAIPAPGSTMKRSNSSNPNYTGGHVRSMSGSRQSLAMSRPSQPLFQRSSSGTNLTEIGLSSVKRSSFQQPKGAFSSGVPQTPAHARASMDGDRRSSVYRPRQSTAAPVHHQSFFQTTLQPAGVPRDPRPLKDRSFQTRIGQELLEYMARNDFESQMNHVLSPNVMKSPTQKDFNFMFQWLYHRIDPSHRFLKNIDQEVPPILKQLRYPFERSITKSQLAAVGGQNWSTFLGLLHWMMQLAQMLDGYLANKYVDDCLEAGVDVSGDQVIFDFLSSAYRDWLSMDEDTSDEDAERVLAPHVEAMAQAFEHSRSKYTSELDMLEAENARLLKEIEDLEKSTPDPAVLDNNFKIMEEDKIKFEEYNTLAVQRSEKYETRIQVLQEELEKLGDELKEAEEERRSLQKAVDAQGISMQDIDRMTAERERLQKGIESASHRLEEVKKKAAEKESEASYKLDELERMVDKYNTLAYQIALIPATAANANGRNYELQVMVNDTSDFTSSNLQGSGSGHSAAERLLVDATTGYQPGHILNLDLRGQIRSSFVSLRKEISERRSAAMDDMMKDHDLLDGIKEAIEDKRSEVDALNHRVRAAEEEYEKTKEVTTAQKMGSDAQIEKMEKELSRMRAGLTESVQLLEQREINTTIEYEQLVLRASSLREELHTEIDRMLNDVIKFKIHIQKNLDDYEGFVADELEKELGVEEPRDDTQGMDM; this is translated from the exons atgTCCCAAGACACTGGCCTTTGGAGTGTTCGTAGACCAAGAGAG ACCCTCGGCGGACTTAGCATGAACACCGCGATACCCGCCCCTGGCTCGACTATGAAGCGCTCCAACTCGAGCAACCCAAATTACACcggcggccatgtccgaTCCATGTCGGGATCTAGGCAGTCCCTGGCCATGTCGcgacccagccagccgctcTTCcagcgctcctcctccggcacGAACCTGACCGAGATCGGGCTGTCTTCCGTCAAGCGCTCGTCCTTCCAGCAGCCCAAGGGCGCCTTCTCTTCTGGTGTCCCgcagacgcccgcccacgcgaGGGCATCCATGGACGGGGACCGACGAAGTAGCGTCTACCGCCCGCGAcagtcgacggccgcccccgTTCACCACCAAAGCTTCTTCCAAACGACGCTCCAGCCCGCCGGTGTTCCGCGGGACCCTCGCCCACTCAAAGACCGGTCCTTTCAAACACGCATCGGGCAGGAGCTACTTGAGTATATGGCGCGGAACGATTTCGAGTCGCAAATGAACCACGTTTTGTCGCCAAACGTGATGAAGTCGCCCACGCAAAAAGACTTTAACTTCATGTTCCAATGGTTGTACCACCGCATCGACCCAAGCCATAGATTCCTCAAAAATATTGACCAGGAAGTCCCGCCAATTCTGAAGCAGCTGAGATATCCGTTTGAACGGAGTATCACCAAGAGCCAGCTCGCCGCTGTAGGCGGACAAAACTGGAGTACATTCTTGGGCCTGCTGCATTGGATGATGCAGCTGGCTCAGATGCTGGACGGCTATCTTGCCAACAAATACGTGGACGActgcctcgaggccggcgtcgatgtcAGCGGGGATCAAGTCATCTTTGACTTCCTCAGCAGCGCCTATAGGGACTGGCTCTCCATGGACGAAGACACAAGTGATGAGGATGCGGAGAGGGTGCTGGCACCAcacgtcgaggccatggcccagGCATTTGAGCACTCGCGATCCAAGTACACGTCGGAGCTCGACATGCTTGAGGCAGAAAATGCACGATTGCTCAAGGAAATTGAAGACTTGGAAAAGTCCACACCAGACCCGGCCGTTTTGGACAATAACTTTAAGATTATGGAAGAGGACAAGATCAAGTTTGAGGAATACAACACGCTCGCCGTGCAGCGATCCGAAAAGTACGAGACACGAATCCAGGTCCTCCAGGAAGAACTCGAGAAGCTGGGAGACGAGCTGAAAGAGGCCGAAGAAGAGCGCCGCAGCCTGCAAAaagccgtcgacgcccagggCATCAGCATGCAGGATATCGACCGCATGACTGCCGAGCGTGAGCGGCTTCAGAAGGGTATCGAGTCCGCAAGCCATCGTCTCGAAGAagtgaagaagaaggcggcagAGAAAGAGTCGGAAGCGAGCTACAAGCTCGATGAGTTGGAGCGCATGGTAGACAAGTACAACACGCTGGCATACCAGATCGCCCTGATcccagccacagcagccaACGCGAACGGCCGAAACTACGAGCTCCAGGTCATGGTCAACGACACGTCCGACTTCACGTCGAGCAACCTGCAAGGCTCGGGAAGCGGGCATTCAGCGGCTGAACGCCTGCTGGTGGACGCTACTACCGGCTACCAGCCCGGACACATTCTGAACCTGGACCTGCGCGGCCAGATTCGCAGCAGCTTCGTGTCGCTGCGCAAGGAAATCTCCGagcggcgcagcgcggccatggacgacatgATGAAGGACCACGACTTGCTGGACGGCATCAAAGAGGCCATCGAGGACAAGCGAAGCGAGGTTGACGCGCTAAACCACCGGGTCcgcgcggcggaggaggagtatgagaagaccaaggaggtgacgacggcgcagaAGATGGGCTCTGACGCGCAGATCGAGAAGATGGAGAAGGAACTATCAAGGATGCGAGCCGGCCTGACCGAGTCGGTCCAGCTTCTTGAACAGCGGGAGATCAACACCACCATAGA GTATGAACAGCTGGTCCTCCGCGCGAGCTCGCTACGAGAGGAGTTACACACGGAAATCGACCGCATGCTCAACGACGTCATCAAGTTCAAGATTCACATACAAAAGAACCTGGACGACTACgagggcttcgtcgccgacgagctggagaaggagctgGGCGTTGAGGAGCCGCGCGACGACACGCAGGGCATGGATATGTAA
- the PEX14 gene encoding peroxisomal membrane protein pex14 (EggNog:ENOG503NZWU~BUSCO:EOG092643S6~COG:M~COG:O~COG:U) translates to MAIREDIVASAAQFLQDPSVASSTVENKISFLRTKNLTQEEIDAALARSGGHAPPSGPPAQYSGPPSGPPQPYYQQYPQYAWQPPPPAPRRDWRDWFIMATVVSGVGYGLYSLGKRYVYPLVAPPTPERLEQDKKSIEEQFDKAFALVEQLAKDTEALKAAEQQRTEKLDTAISELDTVMADLKAANRRREDDAQRIRDEVQGLKEAIPKAMENQKTLTDTRLSEINTELTSLKTLVSQRMSSNAAPTAAPTGSSFARAGGSVGGTRVPQPTVESVPESSNASTPAAVEPPKSLAQSSFNRPGGSGKASIPAWQMAAANKSAASSSATNGETTGGGEEKEASSSSS, encoded by the exons ATGGCTATCCGTGAGGACATCGTTGCCTCTGCA GCGCAAT TCCTGCAGGATCCTAGCGTGGCTTCATCGACAGTCGAGAACAAGATCTCGTTTCTTCGGACCAAGAACCTGACGCAGGAGGAAATCGATGCGGCGCTCGCCCGGTCCGGCGGACATGCGCCGCCATCCGGCCCGCCAGCGCAATACAGCggcccgccgtcggggccTCCTCAACCTTACTACCAGCAATACCCACAATATGcgtggcagccgccgccaccagctcCCAGGAGAGACTGGCGAGACTGGTTCATAATGGCGACGGTTGTCAGCGGCGTGGGGTACGGTCTGTATTCGCTGGGCAAG CGCTACGTGTATCCTCTTGTcgcaccgccgacgcctgaGCGACTAGAACAGGACAAGAAGTCTATCGAGGAGCAATTTGACAAGGCCTTTGCGCTGGTAGAGCAACTTGCCAAGGACaccgaggcgctcaaggcggcagagcagcagcggacgGAGAAGCTGGACACAGCAATCTCGGAACTCGACACGGTCATGGCGGACCTGAAGGCGGCCAATCGCCggcgcgaggacgacgcaCAGCGCATCCGCGACGAGGTGCAGGGGCTCAAGGAGGCTATCCCCAAGGCCATGGAGAACCAGAAGACGCTGACGGACACGAGGCTGTCCGAGATCAACACGGAGCTCACGAGCTTGAAGACGCTGGTGTCGCAGAGGATGTCCTCGAacgcggcgccaacggccgCGCCAACGGGAAGCAGCTtcgcgcgcgcaggcggcagTGTGGGCGGAACCCGCGTGCCGCAGCCGACGGTCGAGAGCGTCCCGGAgagcagcaacgccagcacGCCGGCTGCCGTCGAGCCGCCCAAGAGCCTCGCGCAGAGCAGCTTCAACCGtccgggcggcagcggaaaGGCTTCGATTCCGGCATGGCAgatggcggccgccaacaagagcgcggcgtcgtcgagcgcgacgaacggggagacgacgggtggcggcgaggagaaggaggcgagcagcagctcttcGTAA
- a CDS encoding uncharacterized protein (EggNog:ENOG503PWKG) codes for MVRGAVSDVRASILHSNIRKELVARVKDVVWQTVQKESDYVAKPWQEIEWEKTVEKYPDMKDPNSKLFREVTDALDKFYQDKANAKDLTSKQKVERSISSCFK; via the coding sequence ATGGTGCGGGGCGCCGTGTCCGACGTGCGCGCCTCCATCCTCCACTCCAACATCCGCAAGGAGCTCGTGGCCAGGGTCAAGGACGTCGTCTGGCAGACGGTCCAGAAAGAGTCCGACTATGTCGCCAAGCCGTGGCAGGAGATTGAGTGGGAGAAGACGGTGGAAAAGTACCCGGACATGAAGGACCCCAACAGCAAGCTGTTCAGGGAGGTGAcggacgccctcgacaaGTTCTACCAAGACAAGGCCAACGCCAAGGACTTGACCAGTAAGCAAAAGGTTGAGAGGAGCATCTCGAGCTGCTTCAAGTGA
- a CDS encoding uncharacterized protein (COG:G~EggNog:ENOG503PAS4) — translation MSLAAPSTEPLSRAKPRSSEYQIRKTRQLTDDAVVPNVPPRAVREAIRSLRYPGAPVPPGDKADGSNYLALLTEVRKLLPAGKTLSISAPASFWYLKGFPIDRMEPLLDYIVYLMYDLHGQWDSGNLHSAPGCPAGNCLRSHVNWTETENALAMITKACVPTSKILLGRERLHGPNVYLPRRERFPRQEGAAASDFMFDHGKEYFKCNIREVVTCCTGCKSIPDYSCTQCLPPGECKITSPYDDALRLIHSTIEECPPDYSKAGMGPAKYRDIQWTLKEGKEDDFWAEIQAEVGIPKKKMPLSETGQYIYGFVTNSGCYYSRRDDANATLGDAHDDDGDGDEVMSGDRLVGRNVKKNCMGKGYWTGAPNVDGRVSEDDVTNPKDTVKKALDKSSGLVSDLASLALEVKSGMYKGDAADLVDAVAMPIYMIREGLDYMDTVVDMAKEIKEAEKKTLIVSLLSAVLFVVPALGEAIGTLGLASLGRALVAIGELGNTSLGIYSVVDNPKAAPIFIFGLVLSAKGVRDSNDVVKAAKARRAMPHQDIVGFSTKIAERLAQVDKVMSKGKGRLCASNMLRTTDGEKGYLQIFNSQGQAFLGNHAEKLQYIPERLAA, via the exons atgtccttggccgcgccctcgacggaGCCCTTGTCGAGGGCGAAGCCGAGGTCGTCCGAGT ATCAGATCCGAAAGACGAGACAACTTACAGATGATGCTGTCGTGCCAAATGTACCACCGAGGGCAGTGAGGGAGGCGATCCGTTCACTTCGATATCCCGGCGCGCCGG TCCCGCcgggcgacaaggccgacgGCTCCAACTACCTTGCCCTCTTGACCGAGGTTCGAAAGCTCCTCCCTGCCGGCAAGACACTGTCGATCTCTGCCCCTGCCTCCTTTTGGTATCTGAAAGGCTTCCCTATTGATCGCATGGAGCCTCTTCTGGACTACATCGTCTACTTGATGTACGACTTGCATGGGCAGTGGGACTCTGGAAACCTCCACTCGGCTCCTGGATGCCCTGCAGGCAACTGCCTTCGGTCTCACGTCAACTGGACCGAGACCGAGAATGCACTAGCCATGATAACCAAGGCTTGTGTGCCGACCAGCAAAATCCTCCTCGGCAGAGAAAGGCTGCACGGGCCCAATGTGTACCTACCTCGGCGAGAAAGATTCCCCCGCCAAGAAGGGGCCGCTGCATCCGACTTTATGTTTGACCACGGCAAGGAGTATTTCAAGTGCAACATCAGGGAAGTCGTCACGTGCTGCACGGGCTGTAAAAGCATCCCCGACTATTCTTGCACGCAGtgcctgccgccgggcgAGTGCAAGATCACGAGCCCatacgacgacgccctccgCCTGATCCACTCGACCATTGAGGAGTGCCCGCCCGACTATTCCAAGGCCGGTATGGGTCCCGCAAAGTACCGGGACATCCAGTGGACATTGAAGGAGGGCAAGGAAGACGACTTTTGGGCGGAAATCCAGGCCGAAGTCGGCATtccgaagaagaagatgccgCTCAGCGAAACGGGGCAGTACATTTACGGCTTCGTGACAAACAGCGGCTGTTACTACAGCagacgcgacgacgccaatgCAAccctcggcgatgcgcacgacgacgacggcgacggcgacgaggtcatgagcggcgaccgcctcgtcggacGCAACGTCAAGAAAAACTGCATGGGCAAGGGCTACTGGACTGGAGCCCCCAACGTAGACGGCAGAGtcagcgaggacgacgtgACGAACCCCAAGGACACGGTCAAAAAAGCCCTCGACAAGTCGTCGGGGCTGGTCTCGGACCTGGCGAGCCTGGCCCTCGAGGTCAAGTCGGGCATGTACaagggcgacgcggcggacctcgtcgacgccgtggccatgcCCATCTACATGAtccgcgagggcctcgactACATGGACACGGTGGTGGACATGGCCAAGGAGATCAaggaggcggagaagaagacgctcATCGTCAGCCTCCTGTCGGCCGTGCTGTTCGTCGTCccggccctcggcgaggccATTGGTACCCTAGGGCTGGCGTCTCTCGGTCGGGCTCTCGTCGCGATTGGGGAGCTGGGCAACACGAGCTTGGGCATCTACAGCGTCGTGGACAACCCCAAGGCGGCGCCCATTTTCATattcggcctcgtcctcagcGCCAAGGGTGTCAGGGACTCCAACGACGTcgtcaaggcggccaaggcgcgtCGGGCCATGCCCCACCAGGACATTGTCGGCTTCAGCACCAAGATCGCCGAGAGACTTGCACAGGTGGACAAGGTCATgtccaagggcaagggaAGGCTATGTGCGTCCAATATGCTTAGGACGACTGACGGTGAAAAAGGATACTTGCAAATTTTCAACTCCCAAGGCCAGGCATTTCTGGGAAATCATGCCGAAAAATTGCAATACATCCCTGAAAGACTAGCCGCCTGA